Proteins encoded by one window of Spirochaetota bacterium:
- a CDS encoding TetR/AcrR family transcriptional regulator — translation MKNSITIDNNRDKAMEIVLVAKEIFAKHGYKKSTLEDIANSLDIVKSALYHYYKNKEDIFCSVIEFEIDTFFNKLNIDIRKSSSTKGKLLKFSKNKYLYYKQFLNLYNLTVDDLYENYKNIIKIREGFIRKNIEFVEAILQADSSLRDRKEIRDWSRIFIFSVRGIIKNSYQNDRMKNQDREIELFIDIFLKGIKGI, via the coding sequence ATGAAAAACAGCATTACTATTGACAATAATAGAGATAAAGCCATGGAAATCGTCTTGGTTGCAAAAGAGATATTTGCTAAGCACGGTTATAAGAAAAGCACTCTAGAGGATATTGCAAATAGTCTGGATATAGTAAAGAGTGCTTTATATCACTATTATAAAAACAAAGAGGATATTTTCTGCAGCGTTATTGAGTTTGAGATAGATACATTTTTTAACAAGTTAAACATTGATATTAGAAAATCGTCTTCCACAAAGGGGAAACTACTTAAATTCAGCAAAAACAAATACCTTTATTATAAACAATTTTTAAATTTATATAATTTAACAGTGGATGATCTTTATGAGAACTATAAGAATATAATTAAAATAAGAGAGGGTTTCATTAGAAAGAATATTGAGTTTGTAGAAGCCATCCTACAAGCGGATTCATCACTGAGAGACAGGAAAGAGATTAGAGATTGGTCCAGAATTTTTATTTTCAGCGTTAGGGGAATTATCAAAAATTCTTATCAAAATGACAGAATGAAAAATCAAGATAGAGAAATTGAACTGTTTATAGATATTTTCCTGAAAGGCATAAAAGGAATATAA